A window of the Aquarana catesbeiana isolate 2022-GZ linkage group LG05, ASM4218655v1, whole genome shotgun sequence genome harbors these coding sequences:
- the LOC141145224 gene encoding NXPE family member 2-like, translated as MKITWKRYTYPFITTSYQSWKGERTISREIDLIRALTQFHLYEDNWARQIFHLDLKRNMKITWKRHTYPFITTSYQSWKEERTISREIYLIRGDQRTVIVLNIGVHFRAYPIYHFIRRLLNIRGAIECLFLRSPQTKVIIKTENTGEMKQNFETTSDFIASIHYSIMEIIFTDLNVGFVNGWDMTNAFDSNAIPPAETVIRNEVQMLMTYIC; from the exons ATGAAGATAACCTGGAAAAGGTACACCTATCCATTCATCACTACCTCATATCAGTCCTGGAAGGGGGAGCGTACTATTTCTCGAGAAATTGACCTAATTAGAG CATTGACACAATTCCACCTTTATGAAGACAATTGGGCACGTCAGATTTTCCATTTGGACCTGAAAAGGAATATGAAGATAACCTGGAAAAGGCACACCTATCCATTCATCACTACCTCATATCAGTCCTGGAAGGAGGAGCGTACTATTTCTCGAGAAATTTACCTAATTAGAGGTGATCAGCGTACTGTGATTGTATTAAATATAGGGGTACATTTTAGAGCATATCCTATTTATCACTTTATTAGACGGCTGCTTAATATACGAGGTGCTATTGAATGCCTCTTTCTTAGAAGTCCACAAACCAAAGTTATCATTAAGACTGAGAATACAGGTGAAATGAAACAAAACTTTGAAACCACGAGCGATTTTATTGCTTCTATTCATTATTCCATAATGGAAATCATTTTCACTGACCTAAATGTAGGTTTTGTCAATGGATGGGATATGACCAATGCATTTGACTCAAATGCAATCCCCCCTGCAGAAACGGTAATTAGAAATGAAGTTCAAATGCTGATGACCTACATTTGTTAG